ACACCTGCACAACACACAGACAcgcccaaacacacacagctgtgtgCATGACGTGCACGATAGAAACCACAGACTCCGCAGAATTCTGCACCACCATTTTCAAAGATGTAGAGGGAAAAACACCAACGTGTTTGTCCTCAAAGTGCTgcactcacacagacagacaccacCATTACCGTCATGATACCCCCGTCCTACGGTCCCAGGCCTCTGAGAAGAAGTGGGGACAGCCCAGCTAGTGCACACTATATCGCCGAAAACACCAAACGATTATTTTCCAAGTGACCCCCAATCACTGAGCTCCATCTCAGAGCTTATCGTAACCCAAAAAGTGTCCTCCTCCTGTGTCTCTGTCCCTCTCTTCCGGTCCCTGCCAGaggtcacaaaaaaaatattttatgcggTTGGGATGCTaatgcaacaaaatattaaaacatgtcatCACCCCCGGCCCCTCGAGATCAGGACTAAACCGTGTCTGCTTAGTGGCTGGGGGTTTTCACATGGCCCAGTGGGGGCAAGGGTTgctggttgattttttttaaatataaattcggCCCTTATCCTTTTCTGCTGGGACACCGTCTTGCCCCGCCCGCCCACATCAGGCTTGCCGTGGGATTAGGCCTATAAACAGACTTTGAGTTTGAGGGGTCTGTATGCGCAGCACGCTAGATGCTGGCTAATGTTTCAGAAGTCCCCTTCTGCACTCAAGTGGACCGGACGGGCGTTCAGATGATGGGGGTTGGGCAGGCTGTCTTGAGACTGTACAATTGTTAACTGTTGAGATGTCCACTAAAAAGTGGGTTGCATTTGttcatcaaaagaaagaaatgcatgctGTAACGTGAATATATGAAAAGCAGGGGTGTGAGTGGGGGTTTTGCTTGTGCAttgtatgatgtgtgtgtgtgtggcaggggTTGAGGGGGACGGTGGGTCACTATGAAGGTCATgttaaacaaaacctttttttggcTGACCGGTTATCAGTGAAAAGCCATAGCAGATCACCTGCTGAGAGACACCGCCAAAATTGGATGTAGCATCTATGAACAGACACACAAACCACTGCTCTCTCAAATCAGCATCATGTCCagtctaataaataaaaactacaatttcAAGAAAATGAGAGTTGTAGGGGCGGGTTTCCCAGGGCATTGCCAAAGCagattcaaaaaaacaaaacttctaCATGAGTTTCAATGGTGCAAttcacagcaacaacaaagagAGGGATTTTCTTTCACATGTAATCAAATCCGAAAAAATAGTctttatgctcattaaggctgaatttacagtgttttattaaaaatacaataaaaacagtaatattgtaaaatattcttacaattaaaatatctctttttctatttgaatatataatcatattttaaattttgcagtttattcctgtgatggcaaagctgaagtttcagaatccattactccagtcttcagcatcacattgatcattcagaaatcactctGTTGTTgcaagcagttgtgctgcttaaatatattgttgaaacggtgaaataacaaaaaaaaaaagaaaaaaaaaaaaaaaaaaaaaaaaagatttaattgaaatcaaaatcttttgtagCACTATCTttcactcttgatcaatttaatacaccAATGTTAAACAAAGGTTTTCATTTCTTGCAGAAAATCTTGCGAACCCCAAACCTTTGCACAGTACATccaaatgaatcagaatcaaactgtaaccaaagaaaaacaaaacggAATCAAAAGCTTGTgaatctgaattaaattaaagatgGATGGCTAGGATTGGAATTGCTCAGATACCCTTTTTCTAAAAGTCTATGGAACTTTTGCCCTTTTTAATAATCCGTACTCACTGAGATATCCTCACGTCTGATTGCTAAGAAACGATAATagcacacaaacactcataaatAAGCAGCATTGCACAAACAGTTAGATGTATGTTTCTTACTGAATCAAATTATGTGAACAGTGCAAAACCTTTACCAAACCGAGATgctaaatcaaaacaaacagccCCAGCAGAGAGACTTTCACCCTTTGTGTTTGACTGAATACAGCAAACCCCAGCAGGCATGTCGGAGCAGTGCTCCAGGAACCCATATGGAACCCATTTGGAAAAAAATGCTAATGGCTGCCGCTCCAGGCTGAGTTTCCCTAAACTCCTTCCATACCAGCCAAACTCTTTCTCTCCCCAAAGCAAGATCTTTCATTAGCAACCGCTTGACTTCAGCTttctaaaacaaaacactatgtCCCCTGgccatttaagaaaaatatactttGCAAACAACACAAGTGTTAAAACAGCTGTGCATAATTCTATATGTGTATCATATAAGGCGAGTAAAAACCAATGGTTTGTTTTATTCCCCAAAGTCTCCACTCCACATGGTCAGACAGGACCTCCTTTGTTTGCTATTAATATCACAGactgtgttaaaggaatagttcaccccaaaaatgaaaatttgagtGGGAAGGATCACACCTGTGTGGCCTTGTCATTGACACAGGTAACCGGCTGACACTCTGCTTCTCTAGGCCAGTTGCCCTGAAGGTACGGTCCCACCAGAGTGTCCAGAGACAATGTGCGTCGCAAGGTTGGCTTCGGCGGGCGCCCCTTCGACTTGTACTCGGCTAGAAAGAGAGGATagggaaaacagagagagagaatgagactgtgagatgtttttaaaataataaatgaaattcaaCAATAAAAAGACACATAGCGTGGAAAACTATCCTGTTTAGAATGTATGCAATAAGCTAGAAGAAGTGAAAACTTCtcctttttgattaatttgattgcaCTGACAAAAAGGTACAACCTTTTAATAAGGAAACTGAATTACAAAAGGCAGTTTTATTTCCTATATGAATACTGGATGCCCCTCACATGCATTAACATACTACTGTCTGAAATGTATGCAGTAAAGCTGATTTTCACTTACTATTTTTTATAGAAAACGAAGCAGTGTATATTGAATATAGCATAGTATTCAGAAAAGAATAAAGTAGTATTCCACTGTAATCACAGCCAACAAGATTATTTATAATTTgatctgtttttaaatgcatatatacttctaatttaaatctttttttggcATTACATAACTTTTTTCTGTATTACAGTACTGAGAATCAGGtgggaaatgtgcttaatttgcaTGAAAGTAACAGCTCGAAAACAGTGTGATGAATGAGATGGAGTAAACACCATAGACTTCTCATTGTTACTTCAGTTGATTAAACTGAAAACAGATAAACTGAATTAACAAAGCCTAAATTACTGAAGTCAGCCATAAAGAAGGAGAACGAGCCTGGCGTCCCGTAAGCATATGCACTAATCACTGTGCCACAGCTCTGccattaaaatgtgtttctgaTGATGTTTATGTATAATAATCTTTTCAATTTATTCCGTGAGCTGGCACTTTCAGACGCTTGTAAATCACCCTGAAACACATTCCATGCACGAAAGACCCGTTATAAATAGACGCTGTTGTCGTAACGGATGCTGAACATCCTGGTGCTTCATCAAGGCACTGCAGACAAGCTAGTTATCAGGCTCTTGCCCAAAATACTCCAGAGGATCATTTTCACATGTACACAAgatggttttctttcttctgtgcactGATCATGTCATAGGAACTAATAATGGTACACCTGATCTCTGACCTTGTCAGGTGCTTCCTGGATCCACTCACCTCCTCCCAGCCCCTGGGGTCTTTTTCTGTGAGTTTGGGACACTTTTGATGGTGGAAGGTTTACTGGTGGGCGTTAAACAAGGCACACTTGTGTAGTACGGAGACTATTTTGTCACTGAGTTTGAGGGTGTGGTATAAAGCAGGTTGGGTGACTATGTGTATGAGATTGTGACACTGTAAGGGTTGAGGTGTATGTATGGTTTGTCTGATAAGGTGCAAGAATGTATGTGTAAAGGAATCCCACGAACAACAAATCCAGGTCACAtttaatatacactatatatatattagtgctatcattcacatccaaaataaaagtttttgttttcataatatgtgtgtgtactgtgtatatttattatgtatatataaatacacagacatacagtatatattttgaaaatatttccatgtatatatttatattaatataattgatattatatctaaatattttaaacgtataaacataacatttttcttaaatatatgcatgcatgtttgtgttttaatatatatacacataacaattatacacagtacacacacatattatgtaaacaaaaacttttattttggatgagattaattgcgattaatcgtttgacagcactaatatatatatatatatatgtaatatttatatatatatatatatatatatatatatatatatatatatatatatatatatatatatatatatatatatattattttttttttttttttttaattattaatttcaaatcAACAAAGTAAACCATACAAAAATACTATATGTAATGTacaaatacttacattttttggcattaaattgcaattttttgcattatggtaGAATGAGAAGGAGGTGAAAcgtacttcaaaaaaaaaaaagataaggctAGATTTGCccaaaaaacaagttttgttttctttatgcaaaaggAAT
The DNA window shown above is from Cyprinus carpio isolate SPL01 chromosome B25, ASM1834038v1, whole genome shotgun sequence and carries:
- the LOC122142346 gene encoding protein FAM117A-like, with amino-acid sequence MSCRSGVARVGNQGLQPVRATVPFQLQNRAAPRCKDAKAAEYKSKGRPPKPTLRRTLSLDTLVGPYLQGNWPREAECQPVTCVNDKATQV